The following proteins are co-located in the Diaphorobacter sp. HDW4B genome:
- a CDS encoding MFS transporter has translation MQESTAPSAPMQPPFHGFHGTAVVRAAFVSAVLGWGLGFYGPPIFLHAVMASTQWSVSLVSAAVTLHFLFGSIVVSRLPRLHARYGVARVTWIGACSLTLGVIGWACARQHWQLFVAALLSGAGWVTMSAAGINAMVSPWFDRQRPMALSKAYNGASVGGMLFAPLWSILIAQFGFPMAACIVSACTLAIMFWLTRRVLRFTPEMLGQLPDGRAAGALQPAPATTTSAARPHKPLPGRALWHNARFQTLAATMSLSLIAQTGLVSHLYAILAVQMGTRGAGWSMTLVTACAMLGRMLYARAMPSVRDRRSLACVSYAMQMCGVLLLCVGGSGVPLWLGLVLFGAGIGNTISLPPLIAQADFAASDVARVVALIVAISQALYAFAPLGFGLLLSIAPSHVWLFSGAMLLQGLSILTLWLGRSKPIDQPKVSST, from the coding sequence ATGCAGGAATCCACCGCCCCATCGGCACCGATGCAGCCGCCTTTTCACGGTTTTCACGGAACGGCTGTGGTGCGCGCGGCCTTTGTTTCCGCCGTGCTGGGTTGGGGGCTTGGTTTTTACGGACCGCCGATCTTTCTGCATGCAGTCATGGCGTCCACGCAGTGGAGCGTGTCGCTGGTGTCGGCGGCGGTCACCCTGCACTTTCTGTTCGGCTCCATCGTCGTGTCGCGCCTGCCGCGGCTGCATGCGCGATATGGCGTTGCCCGCGTCACATGGATCGGCGCGTGTTCGCTGACACTGGGTGTGATCGGCTGGGCCTGCGCGCGGCAGCATTGGCAGCTCTTTGTTGCCGCACTGCTTTCCGGCGCGGGCTGGGTCACGATGAGCGCGGCAGGCATCAACGCCATGGTGTCGCCGTGGTTTGATCGGCAGCGCCCGATGGCCCTCTCCAAAGCCTACAACGGCGCGAGCGTGGGCGGCATGCTGTTCGCGCCACTGTGGAGCATTTTGATCGCGCAGTTCGGTTTTCCAATGGCGGCATGCATCGTGAGCGCCTGCACGCTCGCCATCATGTTCTGGCTGACCCGGCGGGTGCTGCGCTTCACGCCCGAGATGCTGGGCCAGTTGCCGGATGGGCGCGCCGCCGGTGCCTTGCAACCAGCGCCCGCGACTACGACTTCAGCCGCGCGCCCACACAAGCCACTTCCCGGTCGTGCGCTGTGGCACAACGCCCGCTTTCAGACACTGGCCGCCACCATGTCGCTTTCGCTGATCGCACAGACCGGCCTCGTCTCGCACCTGTACGCCATCCTCGCCGTGCAGATGGGAACACGCGGCGCGGGCTGGAGCATGACGCTGGTGACCGCCTGCGCCATGCTCGGCCGCATGCTTTACGCCAGAGCCATGCCGTCGGTGCGCGATCGCCGCAGCCTCGCCTGCGTCAGCTACGCCATGCAGATGTGCGGCGTGCTGCTGCTGTGCGTGGGCGGCTCGGGCGTGCCGCTGTGGCTGGGCCTGGTTCTGTTTGGCGCGGGCATCGGCAACACGATCTCGCTGCCACCGCTGATCGCGCAAGCGGACTTCGCCGCGTCCGACGTGGCACGCGTGGTCGCGCTCATCGTCGCCATCTCGCAGGCGCTGTACGCGTTTGCGCCGCTCGGGTTTGGACTGCTGCTCAGCATCGCCCCCAGCCATGTCTGGCTGTTTTCCGGCGCAATGCTGCTGCAAGGGCTGTCGATCCTGACCCTGTGGCTTGGCCGGAGCAAACCGATCGATCAGCCAAAGGTCTCCAGCACCTGA
- a CDS encoding antibiotic biosynthesis monooxygenase, whose product MIAVIFEVEPAEGHRQTYLDIAAGLRPELEQVDGFISVERFESLTQPGKLLSLSFWRDEESVARWRALEHHRQAQSAGRAGVFANYRLRVAHVLRDYGLNERDEAPADARKFHG is encoded by the coding sequence ATGATTGCAGTGATCTTCGAAGTCGAGCCCGCCGAGGGCCATCGTCAGACCTATCTGGACATCGCTGCGGGCCTGCGTCCCGAGCTGGAACAGGTGGACGGTTTCATCTCCGTCGAGCGCTTCGAGAGCCTGACGCAGCCGGGCAAACTGCTCTCGCTGTCGTTCTGGCGTGACGAGGAATCCGTAGCCCGCTGGCGGGCCTTGGAGCATCACCGCCAGGCCCAATCGGCAGGCCGCGCGGGCGTGTTCGCCAACTACCGCCTGCGCGTGGCGCATGTGCTGCGCGACTACGGCTTGAACGAGCGCGACGAGGCGCCCGCTGACGCACGCAAGTTCCACGGCTGA
- a CDS encoding NAD(P)/FAD-dependent oxidoreductase, with amino-acid sequence MPQASSLTFDAIIIGAGAAGLFCAAQAGQRGLKVLLIDHSEKVAEKIRISGGGRCNFTNRDLDVRAPHKHFVGQNPQFCRSALSKYTPQDFIALIDKHGIAHHEKHKGQLFADRSAEDIIDMLLAECADGKVERWQPCSVGKIEALADTGADAGAPRYQLETSRGTVQTRSLVIATGGLSIPKIGATDFGYRIATQFNLPLIERRPGLVPMTFDGAAWEPYAQLAGLALPVEISTGSKKERMAFLEDLLFTHRGLSGPAVLQISSYWQPGTPIAINLAPTEDFAAQLLEAKSRSKKLIANELAGKVPSRLAEAWVQQSPDWQRPINEAADKALAKLAEKLSRWELTPTGTEGYKKAEVTLGGVDTKALSQQTMEAKSQPGLYFIGEVVDITGWLGGYNFQWAWASAHACAQSL; translated from the coding sequence GTGCCCCAAGCCTCTTCCCTCACATTCGACGCCATCATCATCGGAGCCGGTGCCGCCGGCCTGTTCTGCGCTGCGCAAGCCGGTCAGCGCGGACTGAAGGTCTTGCTCATCGATCACTCCGAAAAAGTGGCCGAGAAGATCCGCATCTCCGGCGGCGGGCGCTGCAACTTCACCAACCGCGATCTGGATGTGCGTGCGCCGCACAAGCATTTCGTCGGCCAGAACCCGCAGTTCTGCCGCTCGGCGTTGTCGAAATACACGCCGCAGGATTTCATCGCGCTGATCGACAAGCACGGCATCGCGCACCACGAAAAGCACAAGGGCCAGTTGTTCGCCGATCGCTCGGCAGAAGACATCATCGACATGCTGCTGGCCGAATGCGCCGACGGCAAGGTCGAGCGCTGGCAGCCCTGCTCGGTTGGCAAGATCGAGGCGTTGGCCGACACCGGCGCGGATGCAGGCGCGCCGCGCTACCAGTTGGAAACCTCGCGCGGCACAGTGCAGACACGCAGTCTGGTGATCGCCACCGGCGGGCTGTCGATCCCCAAGATCGGCGCGACGGACTTCGGTTACCGCATCGCCACGCAGTTCAATCTGCCGCTGATCGAACGCAGGCCGGGCCTCGTTCCCATGACCTTTGACGGCGCGGCTTGGGAGCCCTACGCGCAGCTCGCGGGTCTGGCCCTGCCCGTGGAAATCAGCACCGGCAGCAAGAAGGAACGCATGGCGTTTCTCGAAGACCTGCTGTTCACGCACCGCGGCCTGTCGGGCCCGGCGGTGCTGCAGATTTCGAGCTACTGGCAACCCGGAACGCCGATTGCGATCAACCTTGCACCGACCGAAGACTTCGCCGCGCAATTGCTCGAAGCCAAGTCGCGCTCCAAAAAGCTCATTGCCAACGAACTGGCAGGCAAAGTGCCGTCGCGCCTGGCCGAAGCGTGGGTACAGCAAAGCCCCGACTGGCAGCGCCCGATCAACGAAGCGGCGGACAAGGCGCTCGCCAAACTCGCCGAAAAACTCTCGCGCTGGGAGCTGACTCCGACCGGCACCGAAGGCTACAAAAAGGCCGAGGTGACACTCGGCGGCGTGGACACCAAGGCCCTGTCGCAACAGACCATGGAAGCCAAGTCGCAACCGGGTCTGTACTTCATCGGCGAAGTGGTGGACATCACCGGCTGGCTCGGCGGCTACAACTTCCAATGGGCATGGGCGAGCGCGCATGCCTGTGCTCAGAGTCTGTAA
- a CDS encoding sterol desaturase family protein yields MLEKLNDFTESHGELRQGKGLITGVIALTLSCLCFLGVLAFHFPQYLTTPELRKSYDVSVLRNVMLVAMVIAGGMSLANIVLNRSRWLSSFAFGLVALTAILGGHKVEVDPNFPSNTPYIGLDWFILDLLGSSLIFIFIEKLFALRKDQPIFRAEWQTDFHHFIVNHMVVGFVLLATNLMVHKFFGWAANDGIRGWVANLNFWVALFFIVLVADLVQYWTHRAYHETNLGWRLHAVHHSVKSMDWMAGSRQHILELLITRTLVLAPIYVLGFSKEVIDAYIIIVGFQAVFNHANVSVRLGPLRYVIVTPNFHHWHHSQDQEALDKNYAAHFAFLDYLFGTAVKSDKVWPEKYGVLGDYVPNGFLKQLKFPFVWKG; encoded by the coding sequence ATGCTTGAAAAACTCAACGATTTCACAGAAAGCCACGGCGAACTTCGCCAGGGCAAGGGACTGATCACCGGCGTCATCGCCCTCACACTGAGCTGCCTGTGCTTCCTCGGTGTGCTGGCGTTTCACTTTCCGCAGTATCTGACCACGCCCGAGCTGCGCAAGAGCTACGACGTGTCGGTGCTGCGCAACGTGATGCTGGTGGCGATGGTGATCGCAGGCGGCATGTCGCTGGCGAACATTGTGCTCAACCGTTCGCGCTGGCTGTCCAGCTTCGCTTTCGGTCTGGTGGCGCTCACCGCGATTCTCGGCGGCCACAAGGTCGAGGTCGATCCGAATTTCCCAAGCAACACGCCCTACATCGGGCTCGACTGGTTCATTCTCGACCTGTTGGGTTCTTCGCTGATCTTCATCTTCATCGAAAAGCTGTTCGCGTTGCGCAAGGACCAGCCGATCTTCCGCGCAGAGTGGCAGACGGACTTTCACCACTTCATCGTCAACCACATGGTGGTCGGCTTTGTGCTGCTGGCCACCAACCTCATGGTGCACAAGTTCTTCGGCTGGGCGGCCAACGACGGCATTCGCGGCTGGGTGGCCAATCTCAACTTCTGGGTGGCGCTGTTCTTCATCGTGCTGGTGGCCGATCTGGTGCAGTACTGGACGCACCGCGCCTACCACGAGACCAATCTGGGATGGCGTCTGCACGCCGTGCACCACAGCGTCAAAAGCATGGACTGGATGGCCGGTTCGCGCCAGCACATCCTTGAATTGCTGATCACCCGCACGCTGGTGCTCGCGCCCATCTACGTGCTGGGTTTCAGCAAGGAAGTGATCGATGCGTACATCATCATCGTGGGCTTTCAGGCGGTGTTCAACCACGCGAACGTGAGCGTGCGTCTGGGGCCGCTGCGCTACGTGATCGTCACACCCAACTTCCACCACTGGCACCACAGCCAGGATCAGGAAGCGCTCGACAAAAACTACGCCGCGCACTTCGCGTTCCTCGACTACCTGTTCGGCACCGCAGTGAAAAGCGACAAGGTCTGGCCCGAGAAATACGGCGTGCTCGGCGACTACGTGCCCAATGGATTCCTCAAGCAGCTCAAGTTTCCGTTCGTCTGGAAAGGCTGA
- a CDS encoding acyl-CoA thioesterase gives MDLPSHQLSMTVLMSPDMANFSGNVHGGAVLKLLDQVAYACAARYSSSYVVTLSVDQVMFLQPIHVGELVTFLASVNFTGNSSMEIGVKVVAEEIRTQVVRHVNSCFFTMVAVDENRKPAKVPMLSPETADEKRRWSAAQIRKQLRGEFAARFEQASKG, from the coding sequence ATGGATCTCCCATCACACCAACTCAGCATGACCGTGCTCATGTCTCCGGACATGGCCAATTTCTCCGGCAACGTGCACGGCGGCGCCGTTCTCAAGCTGCTCGACCAGGTGGCGTATGCTTGCGCGGCACGCTATTCGTCGTCCTACGTCGTCACGCTGAGCGTCGATCAGGTGATGTTTCTGCAGCCCATCCATGTGGGCGAACTGGTCACTTTTCTCGCGAGCGTGAATTTCACCGGCAATTCGTCGATGGAAATCGGCGTGAAGGTGGTGGCCGAAGAGATTCGCACCCAGGTCGTTCGCCATGTGAACAGTTGCTTCTTCACCATGGTGGCCGTGGACGAAAACCGCAAGCCCGCCAAGGTGCCCATGCTCTCGCCTGAAACCGCCGACGAAAAGCGCCGCTGGTCGGCCGCGCAGATCCGCAAGCAGTTGCGCGGCGAATTCGCAGCACGCTTCGAGCAGGCGAGCAAGGGCTGA
- a CDS encoding YdeI/OmpD-associated family protein: protein MTHEDATTSTFEAALLRPALPAGEAQWGFVLLPKAASAKLPRRGRTTVVGSVNGQPFQVTLEPDGQKSHWLRIDPALQEAAGLQFGETAHYQIAAVKQEPEPELPADLQSALNAAPEALAVWRGTTTIARVDWIHWIVTAKQASTRVKRIRDACEMLASGSQRVCCFDPSGFYSKAITAPTQQKD from the coding sequence ATGACCCACGAGGACGCGACCACTTCCACCTTTGAAGCAGCGCTGCTGCGCCCCGCCCTGCCTGCTGGCGAAGCGCAGTGGGGCTTTGTGCTGCTGCCCAAGGCCGCCAGCGCCAAACTGCCCCGCAGAGGCAGGACCACGGTAGTCGGCTCGGTGAACGGTCAGCCATTTCAGGTCACGCTGGAGCCCGACGGTCAAAAGAGCCATTGGCTGCGCATCGACCCGGCGCTGCAGGAGGCGGCAGGTCTGCAGTTTGGCGAGACGGCGCACTACCAGATCGCCGCGGTGAAGCAGGAGCCCGAACCCGAGCTTCCCGCCGATCTGCAATCCGCATTGAACGCCGCGCCCGAGGCACTCGCGGTCTGGCGCGGCACGACGACGATTGCGCGCGTGGATTGGATTCACTGGATCGTGACCGCCAAGCAGGCCAGCACACGCGTCAAGCGAATCCGCGACGCATGCGAGATGCTTGCCTCAGGCAGCCAGCGCGTGTGCTGCTTCGACCCGTCCGGCTTCTACAGCAAGGCGATCACCGCCCCCACGCAGCAGAAAGATTGA
- a CDS encoding ankyrin repeat domain-containing protein — translation MQMHQSQPIRSPMLRMLALTGALIAGAMPLGSQAQANPQLPPMTKAEATEYIKDNDIYPIAGNLAGMIMNGRIDDVRATLAVGVDPNEKTVLPHTPIKLATMTCSGKQVPVEDIVTMIRVLAAGGAIVNTPSPDASPMITAAQQCPTPVVKALLALGGDRNARTTQGFTPLSMALIVRNYDAAQALIDSGATISKEAAEKLNQSAQDDKAKALIKKATK, via the coding sequence ATGCAGATGCATCAAAGCCAACCGATCCGCTCCCCCATGCTCCGGATGCTTGCACTGACTGGCGCACTCATTGCGGGTGCCATGCCGCTGGGAAGTCAGGCACAAGCCAATCCACAACTGCCCCCGATGACCAAGGCCGAGGCCACGGAATACATCAAGGACAACGACATCTATCCCATCGCAGGCAATCTGGCAGGGATGATCATGAACGGCCGGATCGACGATGTCCGCGCCACGTTGGCCGTGGGCGTCGATCCCAACGAGAAGACGGTGCTGCCGCACACACCCATCAAGCTCGCCACCATGACATGCAGCGGCAAGCAGGTGCCGGTGGAAGACATCGTGACGATGATCCGCGTACTCGCGGCGGGCGGGGCCATCGTCAACACGCCCAGCCCCGACGCCAGCCCGATGATCACGGCGGCCCAGCAGTGCCCGACTCCCGTTGTCAAGGCGCTGCTCGCACTCGGTGGCGACCGCAACGCACGCACCACGCAAGGCTTCACGCCGCTGAGCATGGCGCTCATCGTGCGCAACTACGACGCGGCCCAGGCACTCATCGACAGCGGCGCCACCATCTCCAAAGAGGCCGCCGAAAAACTGAACCAAAGCGCGCAGGACGACAAGGCCAAGGCGCTGATCAAGAAGGCCACCAAGTAG
- a CDS encoding ankyrin repeat domain-containing protein: MRFGDPVIKRHLRAVATAAAIATQAALALSLCAAPAHASPQIEALFSAAEVAAKANADGQPSVRSTIVDLVKPLESARTDAERMEIMAALSQLGKIRGKGEMQLVEIHLPVVSQNPLLNLARNTSLSPQVRKQALQTLRDINARDPVLDKAIALADADAATFSSMGADLKDFQRRRDGRGNLSEPTATALDPAREAAARQWLNERHIPINRTSLESAASSPEPEVLRALLDAGVNSVPKDRIGMGALTLAAATGCIAGQAGARDPRKVTEVAKLLVQAGVNINETDDAGNTPLIQAARSCPPAVLTSLMQMGAVPNHRNAQGFSALSYVLITNQLASADALIAQGARITKKEADKLFFEAPTDPAMKRTLERAIDNAQPANNLKTKK; encoded by the coding sequence ATGCGATTCGGAGACCCCGTCATCAAGCGCCATCTGCGCGCTGTGGCCACCGCTGCCGCCATAGCCACGCAGGCCGCACTCGCCCTGAGTCTGTGCGCTGCCCCCGCCCATGCTTCGCCGCAGATCGAAGCGCTGTTCAGTGCAGCCGAGGTGGCCGCCAAGGCCAATGCGGATGGTCAACCCAGCGTACGAAGCACCATCGTCGATCTGGTAAAGCCGCTGGAATCCGCGCGCACGGATGCCGAGCGAATGGAGATCATGGCCGCGCTTTCCCAACTCGGAAAGATTCGCGGCAAAGGCGAAATGCAACTGGTCGAGATCCATCTGCCCGTGGTCTCGCAGAACCCGCTGCTGAATCTGGCGCGCAACACCAGCCTGAGCCCGCAGGTGCGCAAGCAGGCACTGCAGACGCTGCGCGACATCAACGCGCGCGACCCCGTACTGGACAAGGCGATTGCGCTGGCCGATGCCGACGCGGCCACATTCAGCAGCATGGGCGCGGACCTCAAGGACTTTCAGCGCCGCCGCGATGGCCGGGGCAATCTGAGCGAGCCTACCGCCACTGCGCTCGATCCGGCGCGCGAGGCCGCTGCAAGGCAATGGCTGAATGAGCGCCACATCCCCATCAACCGCACATCGCTGGAGTCGGCCGCATCCAGCCCCGAGCCCGAGGTGCTGCGCGCGCTGCTCGATGCAGGCGTGAACTCGGTGCCCAAGGATCGGATCGGCATGGGCGCGCTCACGCTTGCCGCCGCAACAGGCTGCATCGCAGGCCAGGCAGGCGCGCGCGATCCTCGCAAGGTGACGGAAGTCGCCAAGCTGCTGGTGCAGGCGGGCGTGAACATCAACGAAACGGATGACGCAGGCAACACGCCGCTGATCCAGGCTGCGCGCAGTTGCCCGCCCGCCGTGCTCACCTCGCTGATGCAGATGGGGGCCGTGCCCAATCATCGCAATGCGCAAGGATTTTCGGCGTTGAGCTATGTGTTGATCACCAACCAGTTGGCAAGCGCCGACGCGCTGATCGCACAAGGCGCGCGCATCACCAAAAAGGAAGCGGACAAGCTGTTCTTTGAAGCGCCCACCGATCCCGCGATGAAGCGCACGCTGGAGCGCGCCATCGACAATGCCCAGCCCGCCAACAACCTCAAGACCAAGAAGTGA
- the cobA gene encoding uroporphyrinogen-III C-methyltransferase, which yields MRNSPVNPTATIGTCTLVGAGPGDPELLTLKAVKAIAKATVLLVDDLVNIAVLEHASPDARIVHVGKRGGCKSTPQTFIEKLMVNETLAGEHVVRLKGGDPFIFGRGGEEIEALREAGIEATVVNGITSGLAGLTALNTPLTHRDHAHGVVFITGHAKPGDEGTDWRQLAQTAHDAKLTLVIYMGISGSEHIQQELLHGLPASTPVVVIQNASLPHQRHAVTTLGDLRSTIEAHQLASPSVIVVGDVVRGVQAAQSRGDIIEPAPAQRAL from the coding sequence ATGCGCAACAGCCCAGTGAATCCAACCGCCACCATTGGCACGTGCACGCTCGTCGGCGCAGGCCCGGGCGATCCGGAACTGCTCACACTCAAGGCCGTGAAGGCCATCGCCAAGGCCACCGTGCTGCTGGTCGATGACCTGGTCAACATCGCCGTGCTGGAACACGCCTCGCCCGATGCGCGCATCGTGCATGTGGGCAAGCGCGGCGGTTGCAAGAGCACGCCGCAGACGTTCATCGAAAAGCTGATGGTCAATGAGACGCTGGCGGGCGAGCATGTGGTGCGCCTCAAAGGCGGCGACCCGTTCATCTTCGGTCGCGGTGGCGAAGAGATCGAGGCGCTGCGCGAAGCCGGCATCGAGGCCACGGTGGTCAACGGCATCACCTCAGGTCTGGCCGGTCTCACCGCGCTCAACACGCCCCTCACCCACCGCGATCACGCGCATGGCGTGGTCTTCATCACCGGCCACGCCAAGCCCGGCGACGAAGGCACGGACTGGCGACAGCTCGCGCAGACGGCGCACGACGCCAAACTCACGCTGGTGATCTACATGGGCATCAGCGGCTCGGAGCATATCCAGCAGGAGCTGCTGCACGGCCTGCCCGCCAGCACGCCCGTGGTGGTGATCCAGAACGCCAGCCTACCGCACCAGCGCCATGCAGTGACGACGCTGGGCGATCTGCGCAGCACCATCGAAGCGCACCAACTGGCCAGCCCATCGGTGATCGTCGTGGGCGATGTGGTGCGTGGAGTGCAGGCGGCTCAGTCGCGTGGCGACATCATCGAACCCGCTCCTGCACAACGCGCGCTTTGA
- the ybiB gene encoding DNA-binding protein YbiB: MAISHYLKEIGRGARGAKAVDRAQAADLFGQILDGQVTDLEIGAFCIAMRIKGETLEEMSGFLDATHARIARFPATDRPLIVLPSYNGARKLPVLTPLLALLLAREGLPVLLHGMRTEARRVLASDVLMAMGIAPITAAHALANGEVAHIETRHLHPRLAQLLAAREVIGLRNPAHSVVKLINPGASNALVISSYTHPEYFETLSETYSALGMSGVLSRGLEGEVAADPRRSPRYDGFVRGTHLVLQEQSPGTAGEVPGLPTEIDVATTARYTQQVLDGQLPVPAAIAQQVQYIVQIAQRVREEDPTSCATAQ, translated from the coding sequence ATGGCCATCAGCCACTATCTCAAGGAAATCGGTCGCGGCGCGCGTGGCGCGAAGGCGGTTGATCGCGCGCAGGCGGCGGATCTGTTCGGGCAGATTCTGGATGGCCAGGTCACGGATCTGGAGATCGGCGCGTTCTGCATCGCCATGCGCATCAAGGGCGAGACGCTGGAGGAGATGAGCGGCTTTCTCGATGCCACGCATGCGCGCATCGCGCGGTTTCCGGCGACCGACCGACCGCTCATCGTGCTGCCAAGCTACAACGGCGCGCGCAAGCTGCCGGTGCTCACGCCGCTGCTCGCCCTGCTGCTGGCGCGCGAAGGGCTACCGGTGCTGCTGCACGGCATGCGCACCGAGGCGCGGCGCGTGCTGGCCTCCGACGTGCTGATGGCGATGGGCATCGCGCCGATCACTGCTGCGCACGCGCTGGCGAATGGCGAGGTGGCGCACATCGAGACCCGCCATCTGCATCCGCGTCTGGCGCAGTTGCTGGCGGCGCGTGAAGTGATCGGGCTGCGCAATCCGGCGCACAGCGTGGTCAAGCTGATCAATCCGGGGGCGAGCAATGCGCTGGTCATCAGCAGCTACACGCATCCTGAATACTTTGAAACGCTGAGCGAAACCTATTCGGCGCTCGGCATGAGCGGCGTGCTCTCGCGCGGTCTCGAAGGCGAAGTGGCGGCCGATCCGCGCCGCTCGCCGCGCTACGACGGCTTTGTGCGCGGCACGCATCTCGTGCTGCAGGAGCAGAGCCCCGGCACGGCGGGCGAGGTGCCCGGCCTGCCGACCGAGATCGACGTGGCGACCACTGCGCGCTACACCCAACAAGTGCTGGACGGCCAACTGCCGGTGCCAGCCGCCATTGCACAACAAGTCCAATACATCGTGCAGATCGCACAACGCGTTCGCGAGGAAGACCCCACATCATGCGCAACAGCCCAGTGA